In the bacterium genome, CAATCCCGTGATCTCGGTGGACGACGGCGTGGTGCAGACCATCACCTGGCAACGAGGCCGCGGCACCATCATCATCATCAGCCATGATAATGGATTTTATACGGTATACACCCATCTGCAGGACATCCGCGTGGCCGAGTCGCAAGCAGTGAAGCGCGGTCAGACCATCGGCACGGTGGGCGATACCGGCTCGTTGATCGGGCCGGTGCTGCACTTTCAAATCTGGAAGAATACGACCAACCTCAACCCCGAGGAGTGGTTGGGGTGAGCTTTGATCGCGTCATCGGCCAGGAGCGGCCGAAAAGCATTCTGCAGCGTGCCCTGGCAAACCGCCATCTTCATCACGCCTATTTTTTTACCGGTCCGGACGGTGCAGGCAAAGAGGCGTTGGCCATCGAGTTCGCCAAAGCGCTGTACTGCAACAGCGAGGGCGTCAAACCCTGCGATCAGTGCAGCGCCTGCCGTCGTGTCGGCCAGTTCAATCATCCGGATTTCCTTTTTCTCATGCCTATGCCCAAGAACACGGCCGTGGAGGAAGAGCGGGAGATTCTGGACAGCCTGGTGGAACAGCCCTATTTGAGAAAAAAGCCATGGCCGAACCCTTCCATCAGCATCGAGCGCATCCGTGAACTGCGCCGCATCAGTATGCTCAAACCGCTGGAGCTCTACCGAGTGGTCATCATCGCTGAGGCAGACAAGATGACCGATGAGGCGGCCAATTCGCTGCTCAAGATTCTGGAAGAGCCGCCGCCGAACATGTATATGATTCTGACCAGCAGCCGGCCTTTGACTCTGCCGGCCACCATTTTTTCCCGCTGCCAGGAAATCAGATTCAGTCAGCTTTCTGATGAGCAGATTGCGACGGCGTTGGTGCAGACGAAAGGGGTCGAGCCCGGCGACGCCCGGCTTATCGCCCGCATTGCGCAGGGAAATTTCGGCCGGGCCTTAGAGTGGCTGGAGGAGGACCTGGAAGAGCGGCGCGAGGGTGTGGTCGAGCTGTTGCGTGTCTGCCTGCGCGATCCGCTCGCCCAGATTGAGTATATCGAAGAGCTGCAGTCCCGCTACGACAAACGGCTGCTCAAGGATTTGTTCGGGTTGATTCTGATCTGGTTTCGCGATGTGCAGGTTTTGCGCCACGGCCATTCTCACGGACTGGATGTGCAGGAGGTCCTGGTCAACGCCGACCGGATGGAGACGCTGGAAAAATTCTCCCGCGCGTTTGCAGAGATCGGATTTGACGACATTTTTGCCGAAGTGGAGCGATCTATTGAATGGATCGACCGCAATGTACAGATATCCTTAATTTTGATCGTGCTGTTACTCCGCCTGCAAAAGCATCTTGTTCTTAAAGGTTGAATATGTTGATTGAAATTTTATTTAAAGGCGAGCGCCGCGACATTTACAAAAATCCGCAGCAGTTCCCGTTCAAGATCGGCGATTATGCCATCGTGGAAGCGGAAAAGGGCGAGGACCTGGGCGTTGTCAATCAATTGGGTTCCATGCTGGAGCGCAAGAAGGTGGAAGGCGAACTGCGCAACATCATTCGTAAACCCACGCTCAAGGATTTGGACTATTACCGTTCCAACCGCAAACGCGAAAAGGACGCTTATCGGCTCTGCCGGGGTAAAATCGTGGATCATGGTTTGGATATGAAGCTGGTGGATGTCGAGTACCAGTTCGACGGCAACAAGATCACTTTTTATTTTACCGCCGAGAAACGGGTCGATTTCCGCGAATTGGTGAAGGACTTGGCGACCATCTATAAAGTGCGCATCGAACTGCGGCAGATCGGGGTTCGTGATGAGGCCAAACGCATCGGCGGGTACGGCAGCTGCGGACGCAATCTGTGCTGTTCCACTTTTTTAAAAGAGTTCGAACCGATTACCACGCAATGCGCCAAGGAGCAGAATTTGCCGTTGAACCCGCAAAAATTGTCCGGTTTATGCGGCCGTCTGCTCTGCTGTCTGATGTATGAGCGTGATTTTTACCGGCAACAGATGGAAAAGCTGCCTGCCGTGGGCGCGCGATACAAAACCCCCGCCGGCGTCGGTGTGGTGACTAATGTGGACGTGTTCAGCGAGAAGGTTACGCTCTCGTACACGCCGGAAAAGCAGGAGTGCCTGCCCTATCAAGAGCTGTCGCAGTACGAGCTGCTTACCGATGTGGAGTCTGACGAATAGGCGCTGAAGGTTCACATGGAGCCGCTGTCAAAAGACATCATTCAACGCGCCATTCAAGGCGATGAGCGTGCCTGCGCCGAAATCGTGGAACGCTACCGGCCGCAGATCCTCATTCTGATCCTGCGCATGGTGCATGGCCGGGAGGAAGCCGAAGATCTCACCCAGGAGACCTTTATCAAAGCATTTCATGCCCTGCCCTCCTTTAACGCCGAATACGCTTTTTCCACGTGGCTGTACAAGATCGCGGTCAATAATTGCATCGATTTCTTCCGTAAGAAAAAATTAAAGACCACGTCGATCGACGCTTCGCTCGCCGGCAGCGACGGCGAGCGGATGCGTGAATTTCCCGATGAGCAGAGCCAGCGGCCGGATGCCGGGTTGATCGAACTGGAGAATAAAAATTATATTCAGGCCGCCATTGACAGCCTGCCCGCCAAATACCGCGAAGCGATCGTGCTGCGTCATGTGCAAGACTTGGCCTATGATGAGATATCGGCAAGGTTGAAGGTGCCGATCGGAACCGTCAAGGTGCGGATCTTTCGCGCCCGGGAAATGCTGAAAAAGAAACTGCGGGATCAGCGCCGTTTTTATTAATCACGCCGTCCGACCACGGACGGATTCAGTTCG is a window encoding:
- the holB gene encoding DNA polymerase III subunit delta', producing the protein MSFDRVIGQERPKSILQRALANRHLHHAYFFTGPDGAGKEALAIEFAKALYCNSEGVKPCDQCSACRRVGQFNHPDFLFLMPMPKNTAVEEEREILDSLVEQPYLRKKPWPNPSISIERIRELRRISMLKPLELYRVVIIAEADKMTDEAANSLLKILEEPPPNMYMILTSSRPLTLPATIFSRCQEIRFSQLSDEQIATALVQTKGVEPGDARLIARIAQGNFGRALEWLEEDLEERREGVVELLRVCLRDPLAQIEYIEELQSRYDKRLLKDLFGLILIWFRDVQVLRHGHSHGLDVQEVLVNADRMETLEKFSRAFAEIGFDDIFAEVERSIEWIDRNVQISLILIVLLLRLQKHLVLKG
- a CDS encoding stage 0 sporulation family protein, with the protein product MLIEILFKGERRDIYKNPQQFPFKIGDYAIVEAEKGEDLGVVNQLGSMLERKKVEGELRNIIRKPTLKDLDYYRSNRKREKDAYRLCRGKIVDHGLDMKLVDVEYQFDGNKITFYFTAEKRVDFRELVKDLATIYKVRIELRQIGVRDEAKRIGGYGSCGRNLCCSTFLKEFEPITTQCAKEQNLPLNPQKLSGLCGRLLCCLMYERDFYRQQMEKLPAVGARYKTPAGVGVVTNVDVFSEKVTLSYTPEKQECLPYQELSQYELLTDVESDE
- a CDS encoding sigma-70 family RNA polymerase sigma factor, whose protein sequence is MEPLSKDIIQRAIQGDERACAEIVERYRPQILILILRMVHGREEAEDLTQETFIKAFHALPSFNAEYAFSTWLYKIAVNNCIDFFRKKKLKTTSIDASLAGSDGERMREFPDEQSQRPDAGLIELENKNYIQAAIDSLPAKYREAIVLRHVQDLAYDEISARLKVPIGTVKVRIFRAREMLKKKLRDQRRFY